From the Oryzihumus leptocrescens genome, one window contains:
- a CDS encoding ferredoxin reductase family protein — translation MARRLIRPTAAILYLAVVLVPLGLALRSGPPRAANPAYEVSVASGLVALSLLAVTFILPKRLRSLSSGLGIDVVMGVHRLLGVSALGFALVHVTGVVLGDPAGRAVLDPFRGRPATRAAVGGGAALLLLVLTSRWRGRSAGRAHEAWRALHVLLAMAAVALCGLHVYLLRHLVAQSAFARWFTFLLALVLAVWLRRWVWRPLRALVHPYLVQELRAESPSVTTLVLEPWGHRGLTRFRPGQFAWVRIGRTPLGFDEHPFTISSPPRRSGELEFTVENLGDYGSAARRVAPGTLVWVDGPHGAFTPEPRRARGLVLIAGGVGITPIMSTLRALAAEGDEREHVLFTCADRIEELLFRAEIAHIASRLRLRVVELLESPPPGWSGGRGRLTERVLAAHLPRRRADLDYFVSGPPAMVAGVHTALRRLGIPTSHVHTERLDLV, via the coding sequence GTGGCACGAAGGCTGATCCGCCCCACGGCGGCGATCCTCTACCTCGCCGTGGTGCTCGTCCCCCTCGGCCTGGCTCTCCGGAGCGGCCCGCCGAGGGCCGCCAACCCGGCATACGAGGTCTCCGTGGCCTCGGGCCTGGTCGCCCTGTCGCTGCTCGCGGTCACCTTCATCCTGCCCAAGCGCCTCCGCAGCCTGTCCTCGGGGCTGGGCATCGACGTCGTCATGGGCGTGCACCGGCTCCTCGGCGTGTCGGCCCTGGGGTTCGCCCTGGTGCATGTCACGGGCGTCGTCCTCGGCGACCCGGCCGGACGGGCGGTGCTCGACCCGTTCCGCGGGCGCCCGGCGACACGGGCCGCGGTGGGCGGAGGCGCCGCCCTGCTCCTGCTCGTGCTCACCTCCCGATGGCGGGGGCGCTCCGCGGGGCGCGCCCACGAGGCGTGGCGTGCCCTGCACGTGCTGCTCGCCATGGCCGCCGTCGCGCTCTGCGGGCTGCACGTCTACCTGCTGCGCCACCTGGTCGCGCAGTCGGCGTTCGCGCGCTGGTTCACGTTCCTGCTCGCCCTGGTGCTCGCCGTCTGGCTCCGGCGGTGGGTGTGGCGACCGCTGCGCGCGCTCGTCCACCCCTACCTGGTGCAAGAGCTGCGTGCCGAGAGCCCCAGCGTGACGACGCTCGTGCTCGAGCCGTGGGGGCACCGCGGGCTGACCCGGTTCCGGCCCGGGCAGTTCGCGTGGGTACGCATCGGGCGCACGCCGCTGGGCTTCGACGAGCACCCGTTCACGATCTCGTCGCCGCCGCGGCGCAGCGGAGAGCTCGAGTTCACCGTGGAGAACCTCGGCGACTACGGCTCTGCCGCCCGGCGGGTGGCGCCGGGGACCCTGGTCTGGGTGGACGGTCCGCACGGCGCCTTCACGCCCGAGCCGCGCCGGGCGCGCGGCCTGGTGCTGATCGCCGGCGGCGTCGGGATCACGCCGATCATGAGCACCCTGCGTGCACTCGCCGCCGAGGGGGACGAGCGCGAGCACGTGCTGTTCACCTGCGCCGACCGCATCGAGGAGCTGCTGTTCCGCGCCGAGATAGCCCACATCGCCTCTCGCCTCCGGCTGCGCGTCGTCGAGCTGCTCGAGAGCCCGCCGCCCGGCTGGTCCGGGGGCAGGGGCCGGCTCACCGAGCGCGTGCTGGCGGCGCACCTGCCCCGTCGCCGGGCCGACCTCGACTACTTCGTGAGCGGGCCGCCGGCCATGGTCGCCGGAGTCCACACAGCACTGCGGCGTCTGGGGATCCCCACGTCACACGTGCACACCGAACGCCTCGACCTCGTCTGA
- a CDS encoding class I SAM-dependent methyltransferase, protein MGRRLENPRFARAYLRLAPQADERGVGEHRDRLLAGLTGVVCELGAGQGLNFARYPASVTRVVAVEPEPTLRVEATRLARSAAVPVAVVAADAAALPLADGSCDAVVASLLLCSVDSQAAVLAEAHRVLRPGGVLAFYEHVRSRSALVGLLEDVATPLWTRLAGGCHPNRDTPRAVTGAGFAIEALDRFGYSPGGLVPPTAHVIGRAFRG, encoded by the coding sequence ATGGGCCGGCGGCTGGAGAACCCGCGTTTCGCCCGGGCCTACCTGCGCCTGGCACCCCAGGCAGACGAGCGTGGCGTCGGCGAGCACCGGGACCGGCTGCTGGCCGGCCTCACCGGGGTGGTCTGCGAGCTCGGCGCGGGACAGGGCCTGAACTTCGCGCGGTACCCCGCCTCGGTGACCCGCGTGGTCGCCGTCGAGCCGGAGCCCACGCTGCGGGTCGAGGCCACGCGGCTGGCCCGGTCCGCGGCCGTGCCGGTCGCGGTGGTGGCGGCGGACGCCGCGGCGCTGCCCCTGGCCGACGGCAGCTGCGACGCGGTCGTGGCCTCGCTCCTGCTCTGCTCGGTCGACAGCCAGGCCGCCGTGCTGGCCGAGGCCCACCGGGTGCTGCGGCCGGGCGGGGTGCTGGCGTTCTACGAGCACGTGCGGTCCAGGTCGGCGCTCGTCGGCCTCCTGGAGGACGTGGCGACCCCGCTGTGGACGCGGCTGGCCGGCGGCTGCCACCCCAACCGGGACACCCCGCGGGCGGTCACCGGGGCCGGCTTCGCCATTGAGGCGCTGGACCGGTTCGGGTACAGCCCTGGAGGCCTCGTCCCGCCGACCGCGCACGTCATCGGGCGGGCCTTCCGGGGCTGA
- a CDS encoding FAD-dependent oxidoreductase, with protein MRCVVVGAGAWGLPAAAELAGRGHEVTLVDRFGVANALSSSPGPTRLWRLTHPDAVRVRLARRSVEAMERLASRSGTTVFLRRGLLWRDDVSLPAVVGALAAEGVPHEVVAAHEVARVVPGLVPDGRDAVWQEEAGPVLAAASMAAQAGLFEAFGGALRVGGTVVSVETRPAGPRVTLDDGTALDADVVVLAPGPGTRDLLRGLGVDLPLRPHLEQVVHLGVASDPHAHDDHPCLFDGPRGEEPGLYSMPTPGVGFKVGLDRPLRDWTLADRDRNPDAALTAYTAQRVGRTLTAVGREVIDAQVCCWTDSPDGRFVIDTLPGGVVLACGDSGEGFKFSALMGLVLADLAEGRTPDADVAAFGLARFTTGMPSGPHVLGR; from the coding sequence ATGCGGTGCGTGGTGGTGGGTGCAGGGGCCTGGGGGCTGCCGGCGGCGGCCGAGCTCGCCGGGCGGGGCCACGAGGTCACGCTGGTCGACCGGTTCGGCGTGGCCAACGCGCTCTCGTCCTCACCGGGGCCGACCCGCCTGTGGCGCCTGACCCACCCCGACGCGGTGCGCGTGCGGCTGGCGCGGCGCAGCGTCGAGGCGATGGAGCGGCTGGCCTCGCGCAGCGGGACGACGGTGTTCCTGCGCCGCGGTCTGCTCTGGCGCGACGACGTGTCCCTGCCCGCGGTCGTCGGGGCGCTGGCCGCCGAGGGCGTGCCGCACGAGGTCGTCGCCGCCCACGAGGTGGCACGGGTCGTGCCCGGCCTGGTGCCCGACGGCCGCGACGCGGTGTGGCAGGAGGAGGCCGGCCCGGTGCTCGCGGCCGCGTCGATGGCCGCGCAGGCCGGGCTGTTCGAGGCCTTTGGCGGTGCGCTGCGGGTCGGCGGCACGGTGGTCTCCGTCGAGACGCGCCCGGCCGGGCCGCGGGTGACCCTGGACGACGGCACGGCCCTGGACGCGGACGTCGTCGTCCTCGCCCCTGGTCCCGGCACCCGCGACCTGCTGCGCGGGCTGGGCGTCGACCTGCCGCTGCGCCCGCACCTGGAGCAGGTGGTGCACCTCGGGGTGGCGTCGGACCCGCACGCCCACGACGACCACCCGTGCCTCTTCGACGGGCCGCGGGGCGAGGAGCCGGGGCTCTACTCCATGCCCACCCCCGGCGTCGGCTTCAAGGTCGGCCTGGACCGTCCGCTGCGGGACTGGACCCTCGCGGACCGCGACCGCAACCCGGACGCCGCCCTCACGGCATACACCGCGCAGCGGGTGGGGAGGACGCTGACGGCCGTGGGCCGCGAGGTCATCGACGCGCAGGTGTGCTGCTGGACGGACTCGCCGGACGGCCGGTTCGTCATCGACACGCTGCCCGGCGGGGTGGTGCTGGCGTGCGGCGACTCCGGTGAGGGCTTCAAGTTCTCGGCGCTGATGGGCCTCGTGCTGGCCGACCTGGCCGAGGGCCGGACCCCGGACGCGGACGTCGCGGCGTTCGGCCTGGCCCGCTTCACCACCGGTATGCCGTCCGGTCCCCACGTGCTCGGCCGCTGA
- a CDS encoding vWA domain-containing protein → MAAQPHDSPHGRFRYGPWRGGPDPLAPPYDVRSAVDAIGREVLAGGGVREALQDLLRQGLSGRQGLDELRERIRRMRESARRRGDLAGTLDQVRAALDQALAEERDQLASESSDAARMAEMELATLPDDTAGAVRALSDYQWHSPQARQTYESIKDMLRREVLDAQFAGLKQALSGGDPETMQRVKDMLADLNALLAAHARGEDTSDQFREFMDRHGEFFPEDPQDVDELIDALARRQAAAQRMMASLSPEQREQLAQLMSEALSDPDLASQMSQLSDNLRALRPGMDRGRPVGMQPGGPSLGYSEAVEAVSELADLESLERQLSQGYVGSTLDDVDVETLERRLGSAAAADVQALRQLERELERQGYLTQGEEGLRLTPRAVRRLGETALRRVFSHLDAAARGDHDEQRTGQADEPTGLTRPWVFGDELPIDAARTVGNALRRGGIRAGGVRLEVEDFEVIETERRTTAAVALCVDLSFSMVQEGRWGPMKQTALALSHLVETRFRQDALQVIGFNIAARRLSPVQLAEVEPEWVQGTNLQHALMLALRHVRRHPDAEPVVLVVTDGEPTAHLGPDGIPEFMWPPTSATLRATVAQVDELARYGATLNVFMLGEDPGLARFVDAVARRAAGRVFTPDVSRLGEYVVADYLRARRGRRSA, encoded by the coding sequence ATGGCCGCCCAGCCGCACGACAGCCCGCACGGCCGGTTCCGCTACGGCCCGTGGCGCGGTGGCCCGGACCCGCTCGCCCCGCCGTACGACGTGCGCTCGGCCGTGGATGCCATCGGCCGGGAGGTGCTGGCCGGCGGCGGTGTCCGCGAGGCGCTGCAGGACCTGCTGCGCCAGGGGCTGTCCGGCCGGCAGGGCCTGGACGAGCTGCGCGAACGGATCCGGCGGATGCGCGAGTCGGCCCGCCGGCGTGGTGACCTCGCCGGGACCCTGGACCAGGTGCGGGCCGCGCTGGACCAGGCGCTGGCCGAGGAGCGCGACCAGCTCGCCTCGGAGTCCTCGGATGCAGCCCGGATGGCCGAGATGGAGCTGGCCACCCTGCCCGACGACACCGCCGGCGCGGTGCGCGCGCTGTCGGACTACCAGTGGCACTCCCCGCAGGCCCGGCAGACCTACGAGTCGATCAAGGACATGCTGCGCCGCGAGGTGCTCGACGCCCAGTTCGCCGGGCTGAAGCAGGCCCTGTCCGGCGGCGACCCGGAGACGATGCAGCGGGTCAAGGACATGCTGGCCGACCTCAACGCGCTGCTGGCCGCCCACGCCCGCGGCGAGGACACGTCCGACCAGTTCCGGGAGTTCATGGACCGGCACGGGGAGTTCTTCCCCGAGGACCCCCAGGACGTCGACGAGCTCATCGACGCCCTCGCCCGGCGGCAGGCGGCCGCCCAGCGGATGATGGCCTCGCTCTCGCCGGAGCAGCGCGAGCAGCTGGCCCAGCTCATGAGCGAGGCGCTGTCCGACCCCGACCTGGCCTCGCAGATGAGCCAGCTCTCGGACAACCTGCGCGCGTTGCGGCCGGGCATGGACCGGGGCCGCCCGGTCGGCATGCAGCCGGGCGGGCCCTCGCTCGGCTACAGCGAGGCCGTGGAGGCGGTCTCGGAGCTGGCCGACCTGGAGTCACTGGAGCGCCAGCTGTCCCAGGGCTACGTCGGCTCGACCCTGGACGACGTCGACGTCGAGACGCTGGAGCGCCGGCTCGGGTCGGCCGCGGCGGCGGACGTCCAGGCACTGCGCCAGCTGGAGCGCGAGCTCGAGCGCCAGGGCTACCTGACCCAGGGCGAGGAGGGGCTGCGGCTGACCCCGCGCGCGGTCCGCCGGCTGGGCGAGACCGCCCTGCGCCGGGTCTTCTCCCACCTCGACGCCGCGGCCCGCGGCGACCACGACGAGCAGCGCACCGGCCAGGCCGACGAGCCGACCGGGCTGACCCGGCCATGGGTCTTCGGCGACGAGCTGCCGATCGACGCCGCCCGCACCGTCGGCAACGCGCTGCGCCGCGGCGGTATCCGCGCCGGTGGCGTGCGGCTGGAGGTGGAGGACTTCGAGGTCATCGAGACCGAGCGGCGCACCACGGCGGCGGTGGCGCTGTGCGTGGACCTGTCGTTCTCGATGGTGCAGGAAGGCCGCTGGGGCCCGATGAAGCAGACCGCCCTGGCCCTGTCGCACCTGGTGGAGACCCGCTTCCGCCAGGACGCCCTGCAGGTCATCGGGTTCAACATCGCCGCCAGGCGGCTCTCGCCGGTGCAGCTCGCCGAGGTCGAGCCGGAGTGGGTGCAGGGCACCAACCTGCAGCACGCGCTCATGCTCGCGCTGCGCCACGTGCGCCGGCACCCCGACGCCGAGCCCGTCGTCCTCGTGGTCACCGACGGCGAGCCGACCGCGCACCTGGGGCCGGACGGCATACCGGAGTTCATGTGGCCGCCCACGAGCGCGACGCTGCGGGCGACCGTGGCGCAGGTGGACGAGCTGGCCCGCTACGGCGCGACGCTCAACGTGTTCATGCTCGGGGAGGACCCCGGTCTGGCCCGCTTCGTCGACGCGGTCGCGCGGCGGGCGGCCGGGCGGGTGTTCACCCCCGACGTCTCCCGGCTCGGGGAGTACGTCGTGGCCGACTACCTGCGCGCGCGCCGGGGCCGCCGCTCCGCCTAG
- a CDS encoding sigma 54-interacting transcriptional regulator, with protein sequence MTLSALPTTLAELRASGWEPRTVKEEIRANLLARLRSGEPAFPGIVGFDDTVLPELETALLAGHDLVLLGERGQGKTRLMRTLAGLLDEWSPVVQGCEINDDPTDPVCVRCQRLLAEVGDELPVVWRHRDTRYAEKLATPDTSVGDLVGDVDPVKVAEGRTLGDPETVHYGLVPRTNRGVFGLNELPDLAERIQVALFNVLEERDIQVRGYSLRLPLDLLLVATANPEDYTNRGRIITPLKDRFGAEIRTHYQLDVADEVELIAQESAVVASVPEHLVEVVARFTRGLRESASVDQRSGVSARFSIAATEAVSASALRRSARTGDDAVVARVCDVPGVVPTLLGKVEFEMGEEGREREVLDHLLRVAVAETFRSRLAGLDLTGFTALFEDGSVVETGELVPAAELLGQLGTVPGLSKVLDRLGHGDDASVGETAAAVEFVLEGLHLTRRIDKDTVAGRTVYGA encoded by the coding sequence ATGACGCTCTCCGCGCTGCCCACGACCCTGGCCGAGCTCCGTGCCTCCGGCTGGGAGCCGAGAACGGTCAAGGAGGAGATCCGGGCCAACCTGCTGGCGCGGCTGCGCTCGGGTGAGCCCGCGTTCCCCGGCATCGTCGGCTTCGACGACACCGTGCTGCCCGAGCTCGAGACCGCGCTGCTGGCCGGGCACGACCTGGTCCTGCTCGGCGAGCGCGGGCAGGGCAAGACCCGGCTCATGCGCACCCTGGCCGGCCTGCTCGACGAGTGGTCGCCGGTGGTGCAGGGCTGCGAGATCAACGACGACCCCACCGACCCGGTGTGCGTGCGCTGCCAGCGGCTGCTGGCCGAGGTCGGTGACGAGCTGCCGGTCGTGTGGCGCCACCGCGACACCCGGTATGCCGAGAAGCTCGCCACCCCGGACACCTCCGTCGGTGACCTCGTCGGTGACGTCGACCCGGTCAAGGTGGCCGAGGGCCGCACGCTCGGTGACCCCGAGACGGTGCACTACGGGCTGGTGCCGCGCACCAACCGCGGCGTGTTCGGCCTCAACGAGCTGCCCGACCTGGCCGAGCGGATCCAGGTGGCGCTGTTCAACGTGCTGGAGGAGCGCGACATCCAGGTGCGCGGCTACTCGCTGCGGCTACCGCTGGACCTGCTGCTGGTGGCCACCGCCAACCCCGAGGACTACACCAACCGCGGCCGGATCATCACCCCGCTCAAGGACCGTTTCGGCGCCGAGATCCGCACCCACTACCAGCTCGACGTGGCCGACGAGGTCGAGCTCATCGCCCAGGAGTCCGCCGTCGTGGCGAGCGTCCCGGAGCACCTCGTGGAGGTGGTGGCCCGGTTCACCCGCGGGCTGCGCGAGTCCGCGTCGGTCGACCAGCGCTCCGGCGTCTCGGCCCGGTTCTCCATCGCCGCCACCGAGGCTGTCTCGGCCTCGGCGCTGCGCCGGTCCGCCCGCACGGGCGACGACGCAGTCGTGGCCCGGGTCTGCGACGTGCCCGGCGTGGTGCCCACCCTGCTGGGCAAGGTCGAGTTCGAGATGGGCGAGGAGGGCCGCGAGCGCGAGGTGCTCGACCACCTGCTGCGGGTCGCCGTCGCCGAGACGTTCCGCTCACGGCTGGCCGGCCTGGACCTGACCGGCTTCACCGCGCTGTTCGAGGACGGGTCGGTCGTCGAGACCGGCGAGCTGGTGCCGGCGGCCGAGCTGCTCGGCCAGCTCGGCACCGTGCCGGGCCTGTCCAAGGTGCTCGACCGGCTCGGCCACGGCGACGACGCCAGTGTCGGCGAGACCGCCGCCGCGGTGGAGTTCGTCCTCGAGGGGCTGCACCTGACCAGGCGCATCGACAAGGACACCGTCGCCGGGCGCACGGTCTACGGGGCCTGA
- a CDS encoding DNA polymerase IV, translating to MRSRPSVMHLDLDAFFSAVEQRDKPSLRGKPVVVGGVGGRGVVATASYEARRYGIRSAMPTAEARRRGPAGTAFLAGRFDAYRLSSRVVMDVLRECSPLVEQVSIDEAYVDLAEIPGFDPSVEAVTALATDLRARLRDLTGGLTASVGVGTSKMMAKVASELRKPDGLTVVDAGEELEVLHPLPVRSIGGVGPATAERLRPLGVETVGDLARLELADLLSLFGQAHGTSLHRLARAQDDRSLVAEREAKSVSAEETFARDITDPAALRREIDLLTARVGARLRGAGTAGRTVTLKLRRYDFSTLTRSTTLTQATDDGRALAHTAYRLLAEVDVADGVRLLGVGVSGLSDFVQDDLFGTPEAEATPVEPAEAQEPAAAAPQVWRPGQDVVHATLGAGWVWGSGRSLVTVRFEGPRTPPGPVRTFGATDPDLAPGPPPDWREPQGG from the coding sequence ATGCGGTCGCGGCCCAGCGTCATGCACCTCGACCTCGACGCCTTCTTCAGCGCCGTGGAGCAGCGCGACAAGCCCTCGCTGCGCGGCAAGCCGGTCGTGGTCGGCGGGGTCGGCGGGCGCGGGGTGGTCGCCACGGCGTCCTACGAGGCCCGGCGCTACGGCATCCGCTCGGCCATGCCGACCGCCGAAGCGCGTCGACGCGGACCGGCCGGCACGGCCTTCCTTGCCGGGCGGTTCGACGCCTACCGGCTCTCCTCGCGGGTCGTCATGGACGTGCTGCGCGAGTGCTCCCCGCTGGTGGAGCAGGTCTCCATCGACGAGGCGTACGTCGACCTCGCCGAGATCCCCGGCTTCGACCCGAGCGTGGAGGCGGTGACCGCGCTGGCCACCGACCTGCGCGCCCGCCTCCGCGACCTCACCGGCGGGCTGACCGCCTCGGTGGGGGTCGGCACCTCCAAGATGATGGCCAAGGTGGCCTCCGAGCTGCGCAAGCCCGACGGCCTCACCGTCGTCGACGCCGGCGAGGAGCTGGAGGTGCTGCACCCCCTGCCGGTCCGCTCGATCGGCGGCGTCGGGCCTGCCACCGCCGAGCGGCTGCGCCCGCTGGGCGTCGAGACCGTTGGCGACCTCGCCCGGCTGGAGCTGGCCGACCTGCTCAGCCTCTTCGGCCAGGCCCACGGCACCTCGCTGCACCGGCTGGCCCGGGCCCAGGACGACCGCTCGCTCGTGGCCGAGCGCGAGGCCAAGAGCGTCTCGGCGGAGGAGACCTTCGCCCGCGACATCACCGACCCGGCCGCGCTGCGCCGCGAGATCGACCTGCTCACCGCCCGGGTCGGGGCCCGGCTGCGCGGGGCCGGCACCGCCGGTCGCACGGTCACCCTCAAGCTGCGCCGGTATGACTTCAGCACCCTCACCCGCTCGACCACCCTCACCCAGGCCACGGACGACGGGCGCGCGCTGGCCCACACGGCATACCGCCTGCTCGCCGAGGTCGACGTCGCCGACGGGGTCCGGCTGCTCGGGGTGGGCGTCTCGGGCCTGTCCGACTTCGTCCAGGACGACCTGTTCGGCACCCCGGAGGCCGAGGCCACGCCGGTGGAGCCGGCCGAGGCGCAGGAGCCGGCCGCGGCAGCACCGCAGGTATGGCGGCCGGGCCAGGACGTCGTGCACGCCACCCTCGGCGCGGGCTGGGTGTGGGGGTCGGGACGCTCGCTGGTGACGGTGCGCTTCGAGGGGCCGCGGACGCCACCAGGGCCGGTGCGGACCTTTGGTGCCACGGACCCCGACCTGGCGCCGGGGCCTCCGCCGGACTGGCGTGAGCCACAAGGGGGTTGA
- a CDS encoding alpha/beta fold hydrolase, translated as MTTSTLTLPDGRVLEYVEGGDPAGVPTLVHHGTPGGPVLDPGWESSAREHGLRLVLAARPGYAGSTRHPGRCVADVVADTVALADHLGVDRFVTWGWSGGGPHALACAALLPGRVVAAATLAGVAPYDAEGLDFMEGMGEGNIEEFGLALSGEEALRPLAQEQGAAMADVTPAELAEAMAPHLTPVDAAEITGPGTIGATLAAQTRTGFASGVDGWVDDDLMFTRPWGCNLDGIRVPVLLLQGRQDAMVPFGHGQWLARQLDGVVDARLTEEDGHLTLVTRRLPEVFGWLRGRWDAVTG; from the coding sequence ATGACCACCTCGACCCTGACCCTGCCGGACGGCCGCGTGCTGGAGTACGTCGAGGGCGGTGACCCCGCCGGCGTGCCCACCCTCGTCCACCACGGCACCCCCGGAGGCCCGGTGCTCGACCCGGGCTGGGAGTCCAGCGCCCGCGAGCACGGCCTGCGCCTGGTCCTCGCGGCCCGCCCGGGGTATGCCGGGTCGACGCGGCACCCGGGGCGGTGCGTCGCCGACGTCGTCGCCGACACGGTCGCCCTGGCCGACCACCTCGGCGTCGACCGGTTCGTCACCTGGGGCTGGTCCGGCGGCGGACCGCACGCCCTGGCGTGTGCCGCCCTGCTGCCCGGGCGGGTGGTGGCCGCGGCGACGCTGGCCGGCGTCGCGCCGTACGACGCCGAAGGCCTGGACTTCATGGAGGGCATGGGCGAGGGCAACATCGAGGAGTTCGGCCTGGCCCTGTCGGGCGAGGAGGCGCTGCGGCCGCTGGCGCAGGAGCAGGGCGCGGCGATGGCTGACGTGACGCCGGCGGAGCTGGCGGAGGCGATGGCGCCGCACCTGACCCCGGTCGACGCCGCGGAGATCACCGGCCCCGGCACCATCGGGGCGACGCTGGCCGCGCAGACGCGGACCGGCTTCGCGAGCGGCGTCGACGGTTGGGTGGACGACGACCTGATGTTCACCCGGCCCTGGGGCTGCAACCTCGACGGCATCCGGGTCCCGGTGTTGCTGCTGCAGGGCCGGCAGGACGCGATGGTGCCCTTCGGCCACGGCCAGTGGCTGGCCCGGCAGCTCGACGGCGTCGTCGACGCCCGACTGACCGAGGAGGACGGCCACCTGACGCTGGTGACGCGCCGCCTGCCCGAGGTGTTCGGCTGGCTGCGCGGGCGGTGGGACGCCGTCACGGGGTGA